From a region of the Campylobacter showae genome:
- a CDS encoding energy transducer TonB: protein MRYFLVSLVLNLALLFLPLNSRQIESAKPQETIKIKLNLTQEEPSKETREYVPPQSAEPLEKPMEWPQETQPQPVKFEPEPEPEILKPEPKPVEPEFKKPKEEKKQPPKPKIKKQISPKPAQAVKDEPKFEPAPAPMPTQILPAEQSAQLSSNLTPAKQPAAQDSGEAKEQNACKEGVGFTVAREPEAKYPKKALMLRLSGTFRVEVDFKFDGEIKIIAVRGKNKIFNDEAVKITKELEIKALKNISHCIITKPYEFKTEE from the coding sequence ATGCGCTATTTTCTAGTCTCGCTCGTCTTAAATTTAGCTCTGCTTTTTTTGCCGTTAAACTCGCGCCAGATAGAGAGCGCAAAACCGCAAGAAACGATAAAGATCAAGCTAAATTTGACGCAAGAAGAGCCTAGTAAAGAGACTAGAGAGTATGTGCCGCCTCAAAGCGCCGAGCCGCTAGAAAAACCTATGGAATGGCCGCAAGAAACGCAGCCTCAACCGGTCAAATTTGAGCCTGAGCCCGAGCCCGAAATTTTAAAGCCCGAGCCAAAGCCGGTAGAGCCGGAATTCAAAAAGCCAAAGGAGGAGAAAAAGCAACCCCCAAAGCCCAAAATAAAAAAGCAAATCTCGCCAAAGCCGGCGCAAGCGGTAAAAGACGAGCCTAAATTTGAACCAGCACCAGCGCCCATGCCGACTCAAATTTTACCCGCCGAGCAAAGCGCGCAGCTTAGCTCAAATTTAACCCCTGCAAAGCAGCCCGCCGCGCAAGATAGCGGCGAAGCAAAAGAGCAAAACGCATGCAAAGAGGGCGTGGGCTTTACCGTGGCGCGCGAACCCGAGGCCAAATACCCCAAAAAAGCGCTCATGCTGCGGCTAAGCGGGACGTTTAGAGTCGAAGTAGATTTTAAATTTGACGGAGAGATAAAGATCATAGCCGTTCGCGGGAAAAATAAAATTTTTAACGACGAAGCGGTGAAAATAACAAAGGAGTTAGAAATTAAAGCGTTAAAAAATATATCACACTGTATAATTACCAAACCTTACGAGTTCAAAACGGAGGAATAG
- a CDS encoding radical SAM protein translates to MFETRQKGHAGPTRPKKIKMATNAEVEKFLTEELPTQKDGVIYIHVPFCDNICSFCSMNRTKLEDELDSYTQYLLGETRKYGKFPYLQAKDIRSVYFGGGTPTILKEKHLEPIIMALRSNFNISDDCEFSLETTLHNLNLSKVRLLESLGVNRFSIGVQTFSDKGRKLLNRVHDKKGAIEHLKMIKQNFSGMVCTDIIFNYPEQTIDEVLEDARLVDELKIDSTSFYSLQLFEKSQLAKTVSQDYYDVNYEHKLHNAFFEKLLGTGNYEVLEHTKFNRIGRDRYQYIRLSHEGADILPLGRGSGGRLGYYDIYNAKEKMRMINKVDDKQRAEARLKSLFMYPKIDIAQVKSLVSDETFDALMEFFKKCESKGYMHIENGFLNYTTDGVFWGMSIGTEVANISQKDFE, encoded by the coding sequence ATGTTTGAAACCAGGCAAAAAGGGCACGCCGGACCGACGCGTCCTAAAAAGATAAAGATGGCGACTAACGCCGAGGTCGAGAAATTTTTAACCGAGGAGCTGCCGACGCAAAAGGACGGCGTGATATATATCCACGTGCCATTTTGCGATAATATCTGCTCGTTTTGCTCGATGAACCGCACGAAGCTAGAAGACGAGCTAGATAGCTACACGCAGTATCTACTGGGCGAGACCAGGAAATACGGTAAATTCCCGTATTTACAAGCCAAAGATATCCGCAGCGTCTATTTTGGCGGCGGAACTCCAACGATACTAAAAGAAAAGCACCTTGAGCCTATTATCATGGCTCTGCGATCAAATTTTAATATCTCGGACGACTGCGAATTTAGCCTAGAAACCACGCTGCATAATCTAAATTTGAGCAAAGTGCGCCTACTAGAAAGCCTAGGCGTAAACCGCTTTAGCATCGGCGTGCAGACCTTTTCGGACAAAGGTCGCAAGCTGCTAAATCGCGTCCACGACAAAAAAGGCGCGATAGAGCATCTAAAGATGATCAAGCAAAATTTTAGCGGCATGGTTTGCACGGATATTATATTTAACTACCCTGAGCAAACGATAGACGAAGTGCTAGAAGACGCCCGCCTAGTCGATGAGCTAAAGATCGACAGCACGAGCTTTTATTCGCTTCAGCTTTTTGAAAAATCGCAGCTCGCAAAGACGGTCTCGCAGGACTACTACGACGTAAATTACGAGCATAAGCTGCACAACGCTTTCTTTGAAAAGCTGCTGGGCACTGGCAACTACGAGGTACTAGAGCATACTAAATTTAATCGCATAGGCCGCGACCGCTATCAGTATATCCGCCTAAGCCACGAGGGCGCCGATATCCTGCCGCTAGGAAGAGGCTCGGGCGGAAGGCTAGGCTACTACGACATCTATAACGCAAAAGAAAAAATGCGCATGATAAACAAAGTAGACGACAAACAGCGTGCCGAAGCGCGACTAAAAAGCCTCTTTATGTACCCAAAAATCGACATCGCGCAGGTAAAAAGCCTAGTTAGCGATGAGACGTTTGACGCGCTAATGGAGTTTTTCAAAAAATGCGAAAGCAAAGGCTATATGCACATAGAAAACGGCTTTTTAAACTACACAACCGACGGCGTATTTTGGGGTATGTCGATCGGCACTGAAGTAGCAAATATCTCACAAAAGGACTTTGAATGA
- a CDS encoding Dps family protein has translation MSKVVTQLNQIQADAHALFVKFHDYHWYVKGIQFFSVHEYTEKAYEDMAEIFDDVAERAIQLGGRAITKTEELNKLAHPKTDNKDSYTPTEVLKGVLAEYEHLLGEFKKLEEVAEEAKDSTTVTMAQDQIAKYEKAIWMLKATLA, from the coding sequence ATGTCAAAAGTTGTTACCCAGTTAAATCAAATCCAAGCTGACGCTCATGCGTTATTCGTTAAATTTCACGACTACCACTGGTATGTAAAAGGTATTCAGTTCTTTAGCGTACACGAATACACCGAAAAAGCGTACGAAGATATGGCAGAGATATTTGATGACGTCGCTGAGCGCGCTATACAGCTAGGCGGTAGAGCTATCACCAAAACAGAAGAGCTAAACAAGTTAGCTCATCCAAAAACAGATAACAAAGATAGCTACACCCCAACCGAGGTTTTAAAAGGCGTTTTGGCCGAGTACGAGCACTTGCTGGGCGAATTTAAAAAGCTAGAAGAAGTCGCTGAGGAAGCAAAAGACAGCACGACCGTAACTATGGCGCAAGATCAAATCGCCAAATACGAAAAAGCTATCTGGATGCTAAAAGCTACTTTGGCATAA
- a CDS encoding ABC transporter substrate-binding protein → MKKIAALLLAASCLLANLTANAPKKLVVLDPSVVEIVYMLGAQDQLAAIATLQFSKIWPEDQTVKLKSVGTYTKPNIEQIVELKPDLVITSFHSANVNESLAKFNLKTLTLKADSVGDIYKNIEEIGKVTGKEQKASEVVSEIKSKIDSFANSEVKGKKILAVFSSTPLTGFSSKTLPGDIFNKLGLKNIADNVEGSTPIVSTEFILSQNPDFIVVIGGMGGDGENFLKQNPVLKKTAAAKNGKVLTVPSSMLLRGTPRIGEAVDKFYEMLSK, encoded by the coding sequence ATGAAAAAAATAGCCGCACTTTTACTTGCTGCCAGTTGTCTTTTGGCAAATTTAACCGCAAACGCGCCCAAAAAACTAGTCGTACTAGACCCATCGGTCGTCGAGATAGTCTATATGCTAGGCGCGCAGGATCAGCTAGCGGCCATCGCTACGCTTCAGTTTTCTAAAATTTGGCCCGAGGATCAAACCGTAAAGCTAAAAAGCGTAGGCACGTACACAAAGCCAAATATCGAGCAGATCGTCGAGCTAAAGCCTGATCTTGTTATCACCAGCTTTCACTCGGCAAACGTAAACGAGAGCCTTGCTAAATTTAACCTAAAAACCCTCACGCTAAAAGCCGATAGCGTCGGCGATATCTACAAAAATATCGAAGAAATCGGCAAAGTAACGGGCAAAGAGCAAAAAGCGAGCGAAGTCGTAAGCGAGATAAAATCCAAAATCGACTCTTTTGCAAACAGCGAAGTAAAAGGCAAAAAAATACTCGCAGTATTTTCCTCGACGCCGCTTACCGGCTTTAGCTCAAAGACGCTGCCGGGCGATATCTTTAACAAACTAGGACTAAAAAACATCGCCGATAACGTAGAGGGCTCGACTCCGATCGTCTCGACCGAGTTTATCTTGTCGCAAAATCCGGACTTCATCGTCGTTATCGGCGGTATGGGCGGTGATGGCGAAAATTTCCTAAAACAAAATCCGGTGCTTAAAAAAACGGCCGCCGCAAAAAACGGCAAAGTGCTCACCGTGCCCTCCTCGATGCTACTTAGAGGAACGCCTCGCATAGGCGAAGCCGTAGATAAATTTTACGAGATGCTAAGCAAATAA
- a CDS encoding glucose-6-phosphate isomerase yields the protein MLKNELFFERTPLSAIGSYAKRMNDELKGGEIGYYHLPEIGANLLSEIAEFETTLAHVKSVVLVGIGGSSLGVKALKTMLSSAKRSRERELYFLDNVDAFSFESVCESVKFYETLFIISSKSGTTIETITLFKCILERFKPSNLSANFIVITDPASPLEAYAKQNGIKFFNIPKNVGGRFSVLSAIGLVPLMLCGYDAAALLEGARACKRRFLEDGDDTLLQKAYHYATHKNAKINVIFSYGDRFLEFNDWYVQLWAESLGKKKGYKRYGLTPVGLIGSRDQHSFLQLIMDGVKDKTVSFIKVAVADANTAIPSISLNGLEGCDFVNGLNLGELINAQCSATMHALVQEGISVDVIELERLDEASAGFLIYYFELLTSATGIMLGINTYDQPGVEVGKRILKTMLTAGK from the coding sequence ATGCTAAAAAATGAGCTATTTTTCGAGCGTACGCCGCTAAGCGCGATCGGCTCCTACGCCAAACGCATGAACGACGAGCTAAAAGGCGGCGAGATCGGCTACTATCACCTGCCCGAAATCGGCGCAAATTTACTAAGCGAAATCGCCGAGTTTGAAACGACGCTCGCGCACGTAAAAAGCGTAGTGCTAGTAGGCATCGGCGGTAGCAGTCTAGGCGTCAAGGCGCTAAAAACGATGCTCTCAAGCGCAAAAAGGAGCCGCGAGCGAGAGCTTTATTTTCTTGATAACGTAGACGCCTTTAGCTTTGAAAGCGTTTGCGAAAGTGTCAAATTTTACGAAACGCTTTTTATCATCTCGTCAAAATCGGGCACCACGATCGAGACGATCACGCTATTTAAGTGCATTTTAGAGCGCTTTAAACCCTCAAATTTGAGCGCAAATTTTATCGTCATCACCGATCCCGCCTCGCCGCTAGAAGCCTACGCGAAGCAAAACGGTATCAAATTTTTTAATATCCCTAAAAACGTCGGCGGCAGATTTAGCGTGCTTAGCGCGATCGGTCTGGTACCGCTAATGCTATGCGGATACGACGCGGCGGCGCTGCTAGAAGGCGCGCGAGCGTGTAAAAGACGATTTTTAGAGGACGGCGACGATACGCTGCTACAAAAAGCCTACCACTACGCGACGCACAAAAACGCCAAGATCAACGTGATATTTAGCTACGGCGATAGGTTTTTGGAGTTTAATGACTGGTACGTGCAGCTGTGGGCGGAGAGCCTGGGCAAGAAAAAGGGCTACAAACGCTACGGACTCACACCCGTCGGACTCATCGGTTCGCGCGATCAGCACAGCTTTTTGCAGCTCATCATGGACGGCGTGAAGGACAAAACGGTAAGCTTCATCAAGGTAGCCGTCGCGGACGCAAACACGGCGATACCGAGCATTAGCCTAAACGGCCTTGAGGGCTGCGACTTCGTAAACGGGCTAAATTTGGGCGAGCTAATCAACGCCCAGTGCAGCGCCACCATGCATGCGCTCGTGCAAGAAGGCATCAGCGTGGACGTCATCGAGCTTGAGCGGCTAGACGAGGCGAGCGCGGGATTTTTGATTTATTATTTCGAACTTCTCACGTCGGCTACTGGCATAATGCTAGGCATAAACACTTACGATCAGCCGGGCGTCGAGGTCGGCAAGCGCATACTAAAGACGATGCTGACAGCCGGAAAATAA
- a CDS encoding flavodoxin family protein codes for MKKIVIYTSATGNTEKVGLAIANELGCEAVKFSEDLHLDLDRYDFIALGFYVDKGDAEPKFKRFLREIKGKKVGVFMTLGMDPEHEHAMNCLEKAKVVLREGENEILREFYCQGAIDPKVIEQLRKMGEAAPNDPRYAVTPEREARWARAATHPDANDLENAKAAFKGI; via the coding sequence ATGAAAAAAATAGTTATCTACACGAGCGCGACCGGAAATACCGAGAAAGTCGGTCTTGCCATAGCAAACGAGCTTGGCTGCGAAGCGGTCAAATTTAGCGAGGATCTGCATCTGGATTTGGATCGCTACGACTTTATCGCGCTTGGATTTTACGTCGATAAGGGCGATGCCGAGCCTAAATTTAAACGCTTTTTGCGCGAGATAAAGGGCAAAAAAGTGGGCGTATTTATGACGCTAGGCATGGATCCCGAGCACGAGCACGCGATGAACTGCCTAGAAAAGGCAAAAGTCGTATTGCGCGAGGGCGAAAATGAAATTTTACGCGAGTTTTACTGTCAAGGCGCAATCGATCCAAAAGTCATCGAGCAGCTACGCAAAATGGGCGAAGCAGCGCCAAACGACCCGCGCTACGCCGTAACTCCGGAGCGCGAAGCCAGATGGGCTAGAGCCGCAACTCACCCAGACGCAAACGACCTAGAAAACGCTAAAGCAGCGTTTAAAGGGATATAA
- the galU gene encoding UTP--glucose-1-phosphate uridylyltransferase GalU, with translation MIQTCLFPAAGYGTRFLPATKSLPKEMLPILTKPLIHYGVDEALEAGMKNMAFITGRGKRALEDYFDISYELEHQISGTNKEHLLVDIRELMARCTFSFTRQESMRGLGNAIHTGKVLVRDEPFGVVLADDLCINEDGEGVLSQMVKIYEKYRCSVVAVMEVPIEQSKNYGIVTGRAIEDDLLMVSDMVEKPDPKEAPSNLAVIGRYILTPDIFTILERTKPGKNGEVQITDALKEQAKDGMVLAYKFKGKRFDCGSVEGFVQATNFFYELGKNAKK, from the coding sequence ATGATACAAACTTGTTTATTTCCCGCTGCGGGCTACGGCACGAGATTTTTGCCTGCGACCAAATCGCTGCCAAAAGAGATGCTGCCGATCCTCACAAAACCGCTGATCCACTACGGCGTGGACGAGGCGCTGGAGGCCGGCATGAAAAATATGGCGTTTATCACAGGCCGCGGCAAGCGCGCGCTGGAGGATTATTTTGATATCAGCTATGAGCTAGAGCATCAGATCTCTGGTACGAACAAAGAACACCTACTCGTCGATATCCGCGAACTGATGGCGCGCTGCACGTTTTCATTCACGCGCCAAGAGAGCATGAGAGGCCTAGGAAACGCCATCCACACGGGCAAAGTCCTCGTACGAGACGAGCCGTTTGGCGTGGTGCTAGCAGATGACCTATGCATCAATGAAGATGGCGAAGGCGTGCTATCTCAAATGGTAAAAATCTACGAGAAGTACCGCTGCAGCGTCGTCGCCGTGATGGAAGTGCCGATCGAGCAGAGCAAAAACTACGGCATCGTCACGGGTCGCGCGATCGAGGACGATCTGCTCATGGTTAGCGACATGGTCGAAAAACCGGACCCAAAAGAAGCTCCGAGCAACCTAGCCGTCATCGGTCGCTATATCCTGACGCCCGATATTTTCACTATCCTAGAGCGCACCAAGCCCGGCAAAAACGGCGAAGTGCAGATCACCGACGCGCTAAAAGAGCAAGCCAAAGACGGCATGGTGCTGGCGTATAAATTTAAAGGCAAGCGCTTTGACTGCGGTAGCGTTGAGGGCTTCGTGCAGGCGACCAATTTCTTCTACGAGCTAGGCAAAAATGCTAAAAAATGA